A part of Oncorhynchus kisutch isolate 150728-3 linkage group LG2, Okis_V2, whole genome shotgun sequence genomic DNA contains:
- the si:dkey-7j14.6 gene encoding membrane-spanning 4-domains subfamily A member 4A, producing MSTSITTANGTVVVSQVFHLAENGKASVPLLNVTPQIQSVPPAVPLPTTKVSEMTRVFLQLQPQSLGIVQIVLGLVCMVVNLSALLTPILYDQFPLFMGVAFVLSGSLTVAARKGTRLSLIKGTLAVNVVSVLVALAGVAYICMLLTVKHEDGFCTDTDNNYTSNSNQNRIKECTIMVRTLYTVLNGVKGILLVLMVMELCVALTVCVFSGKSIHLRGYYSLSCGRGMVAVETGTDPTGASQASLSDSDVALLSSVEDSDTPAPPYSP from the exons ATGTCCACCTCTATCACCACTGCAAATGGAACTGTGGTAGTGTCACAAGTTTTCCACTTGGCGGAGAATGGCAAGGCTTCAGTGCCACTTCTGAATGTCACTCCCCAGATCCAGAGTGTGCCCCCTGCTGTGCCACTGCCTACCACTAAAGTGTCAGAGATGACAAGGGTGTTCCTGCAGCTTCAGCCACAATCTCTTGGG ATTGTTCAGATCGTCCTTGGATTGGTGTGCATGGTGGTGAACCTGTCTGCTCTTCTCACCCCTATCCTGTATGACCAGTTCCCACTCTTCATGGGAGTTGCT TTTGTCCTCTCTGGATCTCTCACTGTGGCTGCCCGGAAAGGAACACGTTTGAGTCTG ATTAAAGGGACTCTGGCTGTGAATGTTGTCAGTGTTCTTGTGGCTCTGGCTGGGGTTGCCTATATTTGTATGCTTCTGACTGTGAAACATGAAGATGGTTTCTGCACCGACACTGACAACAACTATACTTCCAATTCCAACCAGAACAGGATAAAGGAATGCACAATTATGGTTAGGACACTATAT ACAGTCTTGAATGGGGTGAAGGGCATTCTACTGGTCCTGATGGTGATGGAGCTCTGTGTGGCTCTCACTGTCTGCGTCTTCTCTGGGAAATCCATTCACCTCCGTGGGTACTACAGCCTGAGCTGTGGCCGGGGAATG GTGGCGGTAGAGACTGGTACTGACCCCACCGGAGCCAGCCAGGCCTCCCTGAGCGACAGTGACGTGGCCTTACTGAGCAGTGTTGAAGACTCTGACACCCCGGCTCCACCGTACTCTCCTTGA